Proteins from a single region of Pseudomonas fulva:
- a CDS encoding fimbria/pilus outer membrane usher protein, translating to MGRPCWLGLLLWLAGPMAWAQMPDEYVLYLELVVNEMSTERIVPVTYRAGRYFIDSEELRAVGVALDETLSGPQDLAGIDGLQSEYQQELQQLKLTLPSDWLPTQTLGRTQVYDGVEAQSSFGALLNYDVYYSDSDQGSRLLNGWLEQRLFGGMGRLSNTGVYRHAFAGDPAQGDGYLRYDTFWRYNDQPRMLSYAAGDLVTGALTWNRAVRIGGVQVSRNFGLRPDLITYPLPSFSGDAAVPTSVDLLINNSRVSSERLNPGPFTISSVPFISGAGSATVVTTDALGRQVATEVPFYVTNTLLQKGLYDYSLSAGKLRRDYGLESFSYGRQAASGTFRYGVSDGFTLESHGESGDDLRLGGLGGTLALGTWGTLGSSVSYSQHAGRRGQQLSLGYSYYSSLFGLAMQRVQRDDAYADLSVISALQNSRGISTLAKTTDQVTLSLNPRPIGNLGIGYFATEMQDGTRSRLVNLSWSRSLPGSSNLFVSLNREIGQPGYSALLQWMIPFDLRSTLSVALERDRNGGYRQRSNFGRSAPSDGGVGYNLAYAAGNGDPYAQADMTWRARHAQYQAGVYDDAGQRTYWGDVSGSVVAMGGGVYASNRIDDAFVLVSTGGHAGVPVSFEHQRLGETNARGHLLVPWVPSYYPGQYAIDPLGLPANIRTPEVERSIAVHEGSGAILDFQLRQVVAASIVLIDSRGEVLPRGSQASLQGSERQAIVGWDGLVYFEGLAKTNGLQVALPDGGQCRASFELDNLDEEIALVGPLTCR from the coding sequence ATGGGCCGGCCGTGCTGGCTGGGCCTGCTGCTGTGGCTGGCGGGGCCGATGGCGTGGGCGCAAATGCCGGATGAGTACGTTCTCTACCTGGAGTTGGTGGTCAATGAAATGTCGACCGAGCGCATCGTGCCCGTGACCTACCGGGCCGGCCGTTACTTCATCGACAGCGAGGAGCTGCGCGCCGTCGGGGTTGCGCTGGACGAGACGCTGAGCGGCCCCCAGGACCTGGCTGGCATTGATGGCCTGCAGAGCGAGTATCAGCAGGAACTCCAGCAGCTCAAGCTGACCCTGCCCAGCGACTGGCTGCCCACCCAGACCCTGGGCCGGACCCAGGTTTACGACGGCGTCGAGGCGCAGAGTTCGTTCGGGGCGCTGCTCAATTACGACGTTTATTACAGCGACAGCGATCAGGGCTCGCGCCTGCTCAATGGCTGGCTGGAGCAACGGCTGTTCGGCGGCATGGGGCGCCTGAGCAATACGGGGGTGTACCGCCATGCGTTCGCGGGCGATCCGGCCCAGGGCGACGGCTACCTGCGTTACGACACCTTCTGGCGCTACAACGATCAGCCGCGCATGCTCAGTTACGCCGCCGGTGATCTGGTCACCGGCGCGCTGACCTGGAACCGCGCGGTGCGTATCGGTGGCGTGCAGGTGTCGCGCAATTTCGGCCTGCGCCCTGACCTGATCACCTATCCGCTGCCCAGCTTCAGCGGCGATGCGGCGGTACCCACCTCGGTGGACCTGTTGATCAACAACAGCCGGGTCAGCAGCGAGCGGCTCAACCCGGGGCCGTTCACCATCAGCAGCGTGCCCTTCATCAGCGGCGCCGGCAGCGCCACGGTGGTGACCACCGACGCCCTGGGCCGCCAGGTGGCCACCGAAGTGCCGTTCTACGTGACCAACACCCTGCTGCAGAAAGGCCTGTACGACTATTCGCTGAGTGCCGGCAAGCTGCGCCGCGACTATGGGCTGGAGAGTTTTTCCTACGGCAGACAGGCGGCCAGCGGCACCTTTCGCTACGGCGTCAGTGATGGCTTCACCCTGGAGAGCCATGGCGAGAGCGGCGACGACCTGCGCCTCGGCGGCCTGGGCGGCACCTTGGCGCTGGGTACCTGGGGCACCCTGGGCAGCTCGGTGTCCTACAGCCAGCACGCCGGCCGGCGCGGTCAGCAGCTGAGCCTGGGCTACAGCTATTACTCGTCGCTGTTCGGCCTGGCCATGCAGCGGGTGCAGCGTGACGACGCCTACGCCGACCTCAGCGTGATCAGCGCCCTGCAGAACAGCCGGGGCATCAGCACCCTGGCCAAGACCACCGACCAGGTCACCCTGTCACTGAACCCCCGGCCCATCGGCAACCTGGGCATCGGCTATTTCGCCACCGAGATGCAGGACGGCACCCGCAGTCGGCTGGTCAACCTGTCGTGGTCGCGCAGCCTGCCGGGCAGCAGCAATTTGTTCGTGTCGCTCAACCGGGAGATCGGCCAGCCCGGCTACTCCGCCCTGCTGCAGTGGATGATTCCTTTCGACCTGCGCTCGACCCTGAGCGTGGCGCTGGAGCGCGACCGCAACGGCGGCTACCGGCAGCGCAGCAACTTCGGGCGCAGCGCACCGAGCGACGGCGGCGTGGGCTACAACCTGGCCTATGCCGCCGGCAACGGCGACCCTTACGCCCAGGCGGACATGACCTGGCGCGCCCGGCATGCGCAGTACCAGGCTGGCGTCTACGACGATGCCGGCCAGCGCACCTACTGGGGCGACGTCAGCGGTTCTGTGGTGGCCATGGGCGGTGGCGTGTATGCCAGCAACCGGATCGACGATGCCTTCGTGCTGGTCAGCACCGGCGGCCATGCCGGGGTGCCGGTGAGCTTCGAGCATCAGCGCCTCGGTGAAACCAACGCCCGCGGGCATCTGCTGGTGCCCTGGGTGCCGTCTTACTACCCGGGCCAGTACGCCATCGATCCACTGGGCCTGCCGGCCAATATCCGTACGCCCGAGGTCGAGCGCAGCATCGCCGTGCACGAGGGCAGCGGGGCGATTCTCGATTTCCAACTGCGCCAGGTGGTGGCGGCCAGCATCGTGCTGATCGACAGCCGCGGCGAGGTGTTGCCACGGGGCAGCCAGGCCAGCCTGCAAGGCAGCGAGCGGCAGGCCATCGTCGGCTGGGACGGCCTGGTGTACTTCGAGGGGCTGGCCAAGACCAACGGCTTGCAGGTGGCGCTGCCGGATGGCGGGCAGTGCCGTGCCAGCTTCGAACTGGACAATCTTGACGAGGAGATCGCCTTGGTGGGGCCACTGACATGTCGCTGA
- a CDS encoding Csu type fimbrial protein, producing the protein MSLNHARATLILLALLLAPALATANCTAPGSTVSLGSTNSLSLITTAPQAAGSGGISCTGSLTLLANNFTRVTLNTTPVLARDGRQIPLQVFTNTGYTNALQPGQPVILNAATLLALGGSGASVPLYFRTATGANVPAGTYTATLSLTWQYAVCTGVSAVGVCTGWSRSPGTSLPNCNLLNCSQPSTWGAGSTVTVTVNLVVSKACVISSSELLMDFGTQALVSQFAPVTRSVGVTCTNTEGYTVGFDNGQNYQAPWRRMVSGSSFLGYNLYFPDTSTVWTSSQTLPMVGTGLLQSIPFQGIINPAQGNVPAGTYTDNVTVIIQY; encoded by the coding sequence ATGTCGCTGAACCACGCGCGGGCGACCCTGATACTGCTGGCGCTGCTGCTGGCGCCAGCGCTGGCCACGGCGAACTGTACCGCGCCCGGCTCCACGGTCTCGCTGGGTAGCACCAACTCCCTGAGCCTAATCACCACGGCGCCCCAGGCCGCCGGCAGTGGCGGTATCTCCTGTACCGGCAGCCTGACGCTGCTGGCCAACAATTTCACCCGTGTCACCCTCAATACCACGCCGGTGCTGGCTCGCGACGGCCGGCAGATCCCGCTGCAGGTGTTTACCAATACCGGCTACACCAATGCCCTGCAGCCAGGCCAGCCGGTGATTCTCAACGCTGCGACCCTGCTGGCCCTGGGCGGCAGTGGCGCCAGCGTGCCGCTGTATTTTCGCACCGCCACGGGGGCTAACGTGCCGGCCGGTACCTACACCGCGACCCTCAGCCTGACCTGGCAATACGCCGTCTGCACGGGCGTCAGCGCTGTCGGCGTCTGCACCGGGTGGAGTCGCAGCCCCGGCACCTCGTTGCCCAACTGCAACCTGCTGAACTGTTCGCAACCGAGCACCTGGGGCGCCGGCAGCACGGTCACGGTGACCGTCAACCTGGTGGTCAGCAAGGCCTGCGTGATCAGCAGCAGCGAACTGCTGATGGACTTCGGCACCCAGGCACTGGTCAGCCAGTTCGCGCCGGTCACCCGCAGCGTCGGCGTCACCTGCACCAATACCGAGGGCTACACGGTGGGCTTCGACAACGGCCAGAACTACCAGGCGCCGTGGCGGCGGATGGTCAGCGGCAGCAGCTTTCTCGGCTACAACCTGTACTTCCCTGACACCAGCACGGTGTGGACCAGCAGCCAGACCCTGCCGATGGTCGGCACCGGCCTGCTGCAGAGCATTCCCTTCCAGGGCATCATCAACCCCGCCCAGGGCAACGTGCCGGCCGGCACCTACACGGACAACGTGACGGTGATCATCCAGTATTGA
- a CDS encoding HAD family hydrolase, which translates to MSLQRYTHWVFDMDGTLTIAVHDFAAIRVALDIPPEDDILHHLAALPPEVSKAKHAWLLEHERELAIASRPAAGAVALVRGLHARGLRLGILTRNARELALLTLQAIGLDDCFVPDDILGRDEAPPKPDPGGLLHLADRWQVATRDMVMVGDHRHDLACGRAAGTATVLVNLPSNPWPELSDHFVADCAALQRLALGAAAG; encoded by the coding sequence ATGAGCCTGCAGCGCTACACCCATTGGGTTTTCGACATGGACGGCACCCTGACCATTGCCGTGCACGATTTCGCCGCCATCCGTGTGGCGCTGGACATTCCACCCGAAGACGACATCCTCCATCACCTGGCCGCCCTGCCGCCCGAGGTATCGAAGGCCAAGCACGCCTGGTTGCTGGAGCATGAGCGTGAGCTGGCCATCGCCTCACGCCCGGCCGCTGGTGCCGTGGCCCTGGTGCGTGGCCTGCATGCCCGCGGCCTGCGCCTGGGCATCCTCACCCGCAATGCCCGGGAGCTGGCGCTGCTGACCCTGCAGGCCATCGGCCTCGACGATTGCTTCGTGCCGGACGACATCCTCGGCCGCGACGAGGCACCGCCCAAACCCGACCCCGGTGGCCTGCTGCACCTGGCCGATCGCTGGCAGGTCGCAACCCGGGACATGGTGATGGTCGGTGACCACCGCCACGACCTGGCCTGTGGCCGTGCGGCCGGTACCGCCACGGTGCTGGTCAACCTGCCGAGCAATCCCTGGCCGGAGCTGAGCGATCATTTCGTCGCCGATTGCGCGGCCCTTCAGCGGCTGGCTCTGGGGGCCGCGGCGGGCTGA
- the cueR gene encoding Cu(I)-responsive transcriptional regulator has protein sequence MNIGQAAKHTGLSAKMIRYYEAIGLLPSAGRSESGYRQYGEDDLQRLRFIRRARDLGFSLAESGRLLALWHDRERASADVKALAVEHIEALNGKIAELEALRDTLQTLVDHCQGDHRPDCPILEDLQAGSNCCQPAAAPRASR, from the coding sequence ATGAATATCGGTCAGGCCGCCAAGCACACCGGGCTCAGCGCCAAGATGATCCGCTACTACGAGGCCATCGGCCTGCTGCCCAGCGCCGGGCGCAGCGAAAGCGGCTATCGCCAGTACGGCGAGGACGATCTGCAGCGCCTGCGCTTCATCCGCCGCGCCCGCGACCTGGGCTTTTCGCTCGCCGAGTCGGGCCGGCTGCTGGCCCTGTGGCACGACCGCGAGCGCGCCAGCGCCGATGTGAAGGCCCTGGCGGTGGAGCATATCGAGGCGCTCAACGGCAAGATCGCCGAGCTCGAAGCCCTGCGCGATACCCTGCAGACCCTGGTCGACCACTGCCAGGGCGACCACCGCCCCGACTGCCCGATCCTTGAAGATCTGCAGGCTGGCAGCAATTGCTGTCAGCCCGCCGCGGCCCCCAGAGCCAGCCGCTGA
- a CDS encoding heavy metal translocating P-type ATPase: MPTFDLPISGMTCASCAGRVERALRSVAQVSDAHVNLASERARVQAPAEQLPALVAAVEKAGYEVPGQTLDLAIAGMTCASCVGRVERALGRQPGVLSVSVNLATERARLQVLPGTDTQALLEAVEAAGYLASPVAVTAVKDERPLHAERWRLALALLLAAPLVLPMLLAPFGVHLMLPAWAQFLLATPVQFALGARFYRAAWRALRSGAGNMDQLVALGTSAGYGLSLYQWAITPAGHTPHLYFEASAVIIALILLGKYLESRAKRQTTGAIRALQALRPEQATRLHEGVERQVAISALSIGDKIVVRPGERFAVDGKVLEGNSHADEALISGESLPQAKAPGDRVTAGAINGEGRLLIETTALGAETVLSRIIRLVEDAQAAKAPIQKLVDRVSQVFVPVVLLVALLTLITWLALGAGIEQALLNAVAVLVIACPCALGLATPTAIMAGTGVAARHGILIKDAEALEVAHDVRMVAFDKTGTLTSGTPRIAQLHSVEIDDREALRLAGTLQQGSEHPLARAVLLGCQEAGLALASLGASQALAGRGIAGQVEGRALQLGNRRLLEASGAAEPAELAAAARDREAEGRTLSWLIEQGETPRVLALFAFGDTLKDGAREAIAALEARQIDSHLISGDNQGSAQAVARQLGIHSVNAQVLPADKARIVSELKGQGVVAMVGDGINDAPALAAADVGIAMGGGTDVAMQAAGITLMRGDPRLVPAALDIARRTYAKIRQNLFWAFIYNLVGIPLAAFGLLDPIFAGAAMALSSVSVVSNALLLKTWRPRHLEE; this comes from the coding sequence ATGCCTACTTTCGATCTGCCGATCAGCGGCATGACCTGCGCCAGCTGCGCCGGCCGGGTCGAGCGCGCCCTGCGCAGCGTGGCGCAGGTCAGCGACGCCCACGTCAACCTGGCCAGCGAGCGGGCCCGGGTGCAGGCGCCTGCCGAGCAACTGCCGGCGCTGGTGGCCGCCGTGGAGAAGGCCGGCTATGAAGTGCCGGGGCAGACCCTGGACCTGGCCATCGCCGGCATGACCTGCGCCAGTTGCGTGGGCCGCGTCGAGCGTGCCCTGGGCAGACAGCCCGGGGTGCTCTCGGTCAGCGTCAACCTGGCGACGGAACGCGCCCGGCTGCAGGTGCTGCCCGGTACCGATACCCAGGCCCTGCTGGAGGCGGTCGAGGCGGCGGGCTACCTGGCCAGCCCCGTGGCAGTCACTGCCGTGAAGGACGAGCGCCCGCTGCACGCCGAGCGCTGGCGCCTGGCGCTGGCCTTGCTGCTGGCAGCCCCGCTGGTGCTGCCGATGCTGCTGGCCCCCTTTGGCGTGCACCTGATGCTGCCAGCCTGGGCGCAGTTCCTGCTGGCCACCCCGGTGCAGTTCGCGCTCGGTGCGCGCTTCTACCGCGCGGCCTGGCGCGCGCTGCGCAGCGGCGCCGGCAATATGGACCAGCTGGTCGCCCTGGGTACCAGCGCCGGGTATGGCCTGAGCCTCTACCAATGGGCGATCACCCCGGCCGGGCACACGCCGCACCTGTACTTCGAGGCGTCGGCGGTGATCATCGCCCTGATCCTGCTCGGCAAGTACCTGGAGAGCCGCGCCAAGCGCCAGACCACCGGCGCGATTCGCGCCTTGCAGGCGCTGCGCCCCGAGCAAGCCACGCGCTTGCACGAGGGCGTCGAACGGCAGGTGGCGATCAGCGCGCTGAGCATCGGTGACAAGATCGTGGTCAGGCCCGGCGAGCGCTTCGCGGTCGATGGCAAGGTGCTGGAAGGCAACAGTCACGCCGACGAGGCGCTGATCAGCGGCGAGAGCCTGCCCCAGGCCAAGGCACCGGGTGACCGGGTGACGGCCGGGGCGATCAACGGCGAAGGCCGCCTGCTGATCGAGACCACGGCCCTGGGTGCGGAAACCGTACTGTCGCGCATCATCCGCCTGGTCGAGGACGCCCAGGCAGCCAAGGCGCCGATCCAGAAGCTGGTGGATCGGGTCAGCCAGGTGTTCGTGCCGGTGGTGCTGCTGGTCGCCCTGCTGACCCTGATCACCTGGCTGGCCCTGGGTGCCGGTATCGAGCAGGCACTGCTCAATGCCGTGGCCGTACTGGTGATCGCCTGCCCCTGTGCCCTGGGTCTGGCCACGCCCACGGCGATCATGGCCGGTACCGGCGTGGCCGCCCGGCACGGCATCCTGATCAAGGATGCCGAAGCCCTGGAAGTCGCCCATGACGTGCGCATGGTGGCCTTCGACAAGACCGGCACCCTGACCTCCGGCACACCGCGCATCGCCCAGCTGCATAGCGTCGAAATCGATGATCGCGAAGCGCTGCGTCTGGCCGGTACGCTGCAGCAAGGCAGCGAGCACCCCCTGGCCAGGGCGGTGCTGCTGGGCTGCCAGGAGGCCGGGCTGGCGCTGGCCTCGCTCGGCGCCAGTCAGGCCCTGGCCGGCCGCGGCATCGCCGGGCAGGTGGAGGGGCGCGCGCTGCAGCTCGGCAATCGTCGTCTGCTGGAGGCGAGCGGCGCCGCCGAACCCGCCGAGCTGGCCGCTGCGGCCCGCGACCGGGAGGCCGAGGGCCGTACCCTGTCCTGGTTGATCGAACAGGGCGAAACGCCGCGGGTGCTGGCGTTGTTCGCCTTCGGCGACACCCTGAAGGACGGCGCCCGTGAAGCGATCGCGGCCCTCGAAGCGCGGCAGATCGACAGCCATCTCATCAGTGGCGACAACCAGGGCAGCGCGCAGGCGGTCGCCCGCCAACTGGGCATCCACTCGGTAAATGCCCAGGTGTTGCCGGCGGACAAGGCGCGTATCGTCAGCGAACTGAAAGGACAGGGCGTGGTGGCCATGGTCGGTGACGGCATCAACGATGCTCCCGCCCTGGCCGCAGCGGATGTCGGCATCGCCATGGGCGGCGGCACCGACGTGGCCATGCAGGCGGCCGGTATCACCCTGATGCGCGGCGACCCGCGGCTGGTGCCCGCGGCCCTGGATATCGCCCGGCGTACCTACGCGAAGATCCGCCAGAACCTGTTCTGGGCGTTCATCTACAACCTGGTGGGCATTCCCCTGGCAGCGTTCGGGCTGCTCGACCCGATCTTCGCCGGCGCCGCCATGGCGCTGTCGAGCGTCAGCGTGGTGAGCAATGCCCTGTTGCTGAAAACCTGGCGCCCCCGCCATCTCGAGGAATAA
- a CDS encoding heavy-metal-associated domain-containing protein, which produces MQVFKVDGMTCAHCERAITGAVQAIDAAAQVQVDLAAGEVRVQTTHPVDQVLEAIINEGYKAEAVPAAKTSH; this is translated from the coding sequence ATGCAGGTATTCAAGGTGGACGGCATGACGTGTGCACATTGCGAACGGGCGATCACCGGCGCCGTACAGGCGATCGATGCCGCGGCGCAGGTGCAGGTCGATCTAGCGGCCGGTGAGGTGAGGGTGCAGACCACCCACCCGGTGGATCAGGTGCTCGAAGCGATCATCAACGAGGGTTACAAGGCCGAGGCCGTGCCGGCGGCTAAGACCAGTCACTGA
- a CDS encoding TetR family transcriptional regulator: MRRTKEQAEQTRTSILASAEILFLEKGVAHTSLEHIAKHAGVTRGAVYWHFQNKAHLFHDMLSQVRLPPEQLASRLLEDAQGNGLQSLHTLCVEGIAGIAEDEQKRRIFTILLHRCEFTEELREAEERHEAFINQFIALCETIFAQPATHNRLRPGMTPRLAARTLHALIVGMLSDWLRDNSLFDPKHDGPVMIDGLFRGLISDWS; this comes from the coding sequence ATGCGCCGAACCAAAGAACAAGCGGAACAGACCCGCACCTCCATCCTGGCATCTGCCGAAATTCTGTTTCTGGAGAAAGGGGTAGCCCATACCAGCCTGGAACATATCGCCAAGCACGCCGGCGTGACCCGCGGCGCGGTGTACTGGCACTTCCAGAACAAGGCCCATCTGTTCCATGACATGCTCAGCCAGGTCCGCCTGCCACCCGAGCAACTGGCCAGCCGGCTGCTCGAAGACGCCCAGGGAAACGGCCTGCAATCACTGCACACGCTGTGCGTGGAGGGCATCGCCGGGATCGCCGAGGACGAGCAGAAGCGGCGGATCTTCACCATCCTGTTGCACCGCTGCGAATTCACCGAGGAACTGCGCGAGGCCGAAGAACGCCACGAGGCGTTCATCAACCAGTTCATCGCCCTGTGCGAGACGATATTCGCTCAGCCCGCCACCCACAACCGCCTGCGACCAGGCATGACCCCGCGCCTTGCCGCCCGTACCCTGCACGCGCTGATCGTCGGCATGCTCAGCGACTGGCTGCGCGACAACAGCCTGTTCGACCCCAAGCACGACGGGCCGGTGATGATCGACGGGCTGTTTCGCGGCCTGATCAGTGACTGGTCTTAG
- a CDS encoding multidrug effflux MFS transporter translates to MPLRLLLILGALSAFGPLAIDFYLPSFPALALAFATDTEHVQLSLASYFAGLAIGQLVYGPLADRFGRRMPLLVGVSLFTLASLACAVAPSLEWLIAARFVQALGGCAGMVISRAVVRDLCDPISSAKVFSQLMLVMGLAPILAPVGGGLLLNLFGWPSIFVCLTLFSAACLFALARWLPETLNPAIQPPPLSGALREYRRLFSDLPFIGHALTGGLAIAGMFAYIAGSPFVFIELYGVPAEHYGWLFGTNAAGFILAAQVNAWLVSRHGPAYWARRIVWFYLACGTGLLVLAWLGPQALWPLMLPLFGCIASLGILLPNTSACAMAGQGRHAGSASALMGSLQFTIAASAASMVGVLHDGSAVPMALVIFSCGVLAAGASRFTRWAERRAGHPSG, encoded by the coding sequence ATGCCGCTTCGCCTGCTACTGATCCTCGGCGCCCTCAGCGCCTTCGGCCCGCTGGCCATCGATTTCTACCTGCCCAGCTTTCCCGCGCTGGCGCTGGCGTTCGCTACCGATACCGAACATGTACAGCTTTCGCTGGCTTCCTATTTCGCCGGCTTGGCCATCGGGCAATTGGTCTACGGGCCCCTGGCCGACCGCTTCGGCCGGCGCATGCCGCTGCTGGTCGGGGTCTCGCTGTTTACCCTGGCGTCCCTGGCCTGCGCCGTGGCGCCAAGCCTGGAATGGCTGATCGCTGCCCGTTTCGTCCAGGCCCTGGGGGGCTGCGCCGGCATGGTGATTTCCCGCGCCGTGGTGCGCGACCTGTGCGACCCGATCAGTTCTGCCAAGGTGTTCTCGCAACTGATGCTGGTGATGGGCCTGGCGCCGATTCTCGCACCCGTAGGCGGTGGCTTGCTGCTGAACCTGTTCGGCTGGCCGTCGATCTTCGTCTGCCTGACGCTGTTCAGCGCCGCCTGCCTGTTCGCTCTCGCCCGGTGGCTGCCGGAAACCCTGAATCCGGCCATTCAGCCGCCGCCCTTGAGCGGCGCCCTAAGGGAGTACCGGCGCCTGTTCAGCGACCTGCCTTTCATCGGCCATGCCCTGACCGGCGGCCTGGCGATTGCCGGCATGTTCGCCTACATCGCCGGCTCGCCCTTCGTGTTCATCGAACTCTACGGTGTACCGGCCGAGCACTATGGCTGGCTGTTCGGCACCAATGCCGCCGGCTTCATTCTGGCCGCCCAGGTCAATGCCTGGCTGGTGTCGCGCCACGGACCCGCCTACTGGGCCAGGCGTATCGTCTGGTTCTACCTGGCCTGTGGAACCGGGCTGCTGGTGTTGGCTTGGCTAGGCCCACAGGCCCTGTGGCCGCTGATGCTGCCGTTGTTCGGCTGCATCGCCTCGTTGGGCATTCTGCTGCCCAACACCTCTGCGTGCGCAATGGCCGGCCAGGGTCGCCACGCCGGCAGCGCATCGGCGCTGATGGGCAGCCTGCAGTTCACCATCGCGGCGAGCGCCGCCTCCATGGTGGGGGTGCTGCATGATGGCAGCGCCGTGCCCATGGCGCTGGTCATCTTCAGTTGCGGCGTCCTGGCAGCGGGGGCCTCGCGCTTCACGCGCTGGGCGGAGCGGCGCGCCGGCCACCCGAGCGGCTGA
- a CDS encoding Crp/Fnr family transcriptional regulator, giving the protein MYLLGEQPAYADQLISRLQSIPGKLLDGLGPCGEPLQIERSENLAGDLPSNQLFIIDNGLLHALVDERPLFYLQEGDLVGLRQGIDLPSCRYTSDEPLTLIPYSRSDVFKHIYASEPRQELFIQYLVGHTALLSDALARIKQPEIRPSTGFKHFAKGDALINQGDEADHVFIIIDGHAEAFVDGVKVGDVQKDEIFGAMAVFTHEKRSATVLASQACTVMVIPKDQFLSLMESNPRIAHSLVESMARRIDLLNKEITGLRQPG; this is encoded by the coding sequence ATGTATCTACTCGGGGAACAACCGGCCTACGCCGACCAACTGATCAGCCGCTTGCAGAGCATCCCCGGGAAACTACTCGACGGGCTCGGCCCCTGCGGTGAGCCGCTGCAGATCGAGCGCAGCGAAAACCTGGCGGGCGACCTGCCCAGCAACCAGCTGTTCATCATCGACAACGGCCTGCTGCACGCACTGGTCGACGAACGCCCGCTGTTCTACCTGCAGGAAGGCGATCTGGTCGGGCTGCGGCAGGGCATCGACCTGCCGAGCTGCCGCTACACCAGCGACGAGCCGCTGACCCTGATCCCCTATTCGCGCAGCGACGTGTTCAAGCACATCTACGCCAGCGAGCCGCGCCAGGAACTGTTCATTCAGTACCTGGTGGGGCACACCGCACTGCTGTCCGATGCCCTGGCGCGAATCAAGCAGCCCGAGATCCGCCCTTCCACCGGTTTCAAGCATTTCGCCAAGGGCGATGCGCTGATCAACCAGGGCGACGAGGCCGACCACGTGTTCATCATCATCGACGGCCACGCCGAGGCGTTCGTCGATGGCGTGAAGGTCGGCGACGTGCAGAAGGACGAAATCTTCGGCGCCATGGCCGTGTTCACCCATGAGAAACGCAGCGCCACGGTGCTGGCCAGCCAGGCCTGTACGGTCATGGTGATTCCCAAGGACCAGTTCCTCAGCCTGATGGAAAGCAACCCGCGCATTGCCCACAGCCTGGTGGAGAGCATGGCCAGGCGCATCGACCTGCTCAACAAGGAAATCACCGGCCTGCGCCAGCCGGGTTGA
- a CDS encoding TfoX/Sxy family protein, whose product MNDELQTLKNLGKTSSQWLHAVGIHSASDLRRHGAVEAYRAVRARGFRASKVLLYSIEGALLDVHWSELSQTRKESLNLQLEAAANDG is encoded by the coding sequence GTGAACGACGAACTGCAGACCCTCAAGAACCTTGGCAAGACCTCGTCACAGTGGCTGCATGCGGTGGGCATCCACAGTGCCAGCGATTTGCGCAGGCACGGTGCCGTCGAGGCCTATCGGGCGGTACGGGCCCGCGGCTTCAGGGCCTCCAAGGTACTGCTCTATTCCATCGAAGGGGCGCTGCTCGACGTGCACTGGAGCGAGCTCTCCCAGACGCGCAAGGAGAGCCTGAACCTGCAGCTGGAAGCCGCCGCCAACGATGGCTGA
- a CDS encoding pentapeptide repeat-containing protein — translation MSQPRQLDTPLYRLLHNDDVAAFNQQRPQGEPIDLRGGDFRGLDLRSLDAEGIDFTDAYFRGADLRGVDFRSAQLEGASIAHAQISGAYFPVELSADEILMSMNFGTRLRYRTHPSHL, via the coding sequence ATGAGCCAACCGCGCCAGCTGGACACCCCGCTCTACCGACTGCTGCACAATGACGACGTCGCTGCCTTCAACCAGCAGCGGCCCCAGGGCGAACCCATCGACCTGCGCGGCGGCGACTTCCGCGGCCTCGACCTGCGCAGCCTGGATGCCGAGGGCATCGACTTCACCGACGCCTATTTTCGCGGCGCCGACCTGCGCGGCGTGGACTTTCGCAGCGCCCAGCTCGAGGGCGCGAGCATCGCCCATGCGCAGATATCGGGCGCCTATTTCCCGGTCGAGCTCAGCGCGGACGAAATCCTCATGTCGATGAACTTCGGCACCCGCCTGCGCTATCGCACCCACCCCAGTCACCTGTAG